A single genomic interval of Labeo rohita strain BAU-BD-2019 chromosome 13, IGBB_LRoh.1.0, whole genome shotgun sequence harbors:
- the slc18a3a gene encoding probable vesicular acetylcholine transporter-A yields MATEESGGLAQTAAVKLSEMGERTKQLGTAIQDPERQRRIILVIVCVALLLDNMLYMVIVPIVPDYLARLESESEQAHVKGNSSSNITQNENFDLQIGVLFASKAILQLIVNPLTGTFIDRVGYDIPLLIGLSIMFVSTCIFAFAENYATLFVARSLQGLGSAFADTSGIAMIADKFTEEGERSRALGIALAFISFGSLAAPPFGGVLYEFAGKRVPFLVLACICLADGILCLTVLKPFSSRTRENMPVGTPIYKLMIDPYIAVVAGALTTCNIPLAFLEPTIANWMEETMDSSQWEIGLTWLPAFFPHILGVYITVKLAAQYPHLQWFYGALGMVIIGASSCIVPACKNFEQLIIPLCGICFGIALVDTALLPTLAFLVDVRHVSVYGSVYAIADISYCVAYALGPIVAGKIVHDLGFVQLNLGMGLANVLYAPALLLLRNVCLMKPSHSERNMLLEEGATGLYDTIRMEERQRKKHGYSSSGNCVPIDENGTFAGQSKSFSEEETSEPEYI; encoded by the coding sequence ATGGCTACGGAGGAATCGGGTGGCTTGGCGCAAACCGCCGCCGTTAAACTATCAGAGATGGGGGAAAGAACTAAACAGTTAGGAACCGCGATCCAGGACCCCGAGCGACAAAGAAGGATTATTCTAGTCATTGTATGTGTGGCACTTCTTCTAGACAATATGCTTTACATGGTCATCGTGCCAATTGTGCCCGACTATTTAGCGCGCTTAGAGAGCGAATCAGAGCAGGCGCATGTAAAGGGTAATTCTTCATCCAACATCACGCAAAACGAGAACTTTGACTTGCAGATCGGCGTGCTTTTCGCCTCAAAAGCCATTTTGCAGCTCATTGTCAATCCTTTGACTGGAACTTTCATAGACCGAGTCGGCTATGACATCCCACTTTTAATTGGACTCAGTATAATGTTCGTTTCCACATGCATTTTTGCCTTCGCCGAGAACTACGCGACTCTGTTCGTTGCGCGCAGTCTGCAAGGGCTCGGCTCGGCGTTCGCAGACACTTCTGGGATTGCCATGATCGCAGACAAGTTCACGGAGGAGGGAGAGAGAAGTCGTGCGCTGGGCATTGCCCTCGCGTTCATCTCGTTCGGAAGCCTGGCGGCGCCCCCGTTCGGAGGGGTACTGTACGAGTTCGCGGGCAAACGCGTGCCGTTCCTTGTGCTCGCCTGTATATGTCTGGCAGATGGCATACTATGCTTGACTGTCCTCAAGCCCTTTTCCAGTAGGACTAGAGAGAACATGCCGGTTGGCACCCCAATTTACAAACTAATGATTGACCCCTACATAGCAGTTGTGGCAGGAGCTTTGACCACATGTAATATCCCTCTTGCTTTCCTGGAGCCCACTATCGCTAACTGGATGGAGGAGACCATGGACTCATCCCAGTGGGAAATTGGGCTCACCTGGCTACCGGCCTTTTTCCCTCACATATTAGGTGTTTATATCACTGTCAAGCTGGCAGCACAGTATCCACACTTGCAGTGGTTTTACGGGGCGCTTGGTATGGTCATCATTGGTGCCAGCTCTTGTATTGTGCCGGCTTGCAAAAACTTTGAGCAACTGATAATCCCCCTGTGTGGCATTTGTTTCGGTATTGCACTGGTAGACACAGCTTTATTACCCACACTCGCTTTTCTCGTAGACGTCCGTCACGTGTCTGTATACGGTAGTGTATACGCTATTGCAGACATCTCCTACTGTGTTGCCTACGCGTTGGGTCCCATCGTGGCCGGTAAAATAGTGCACGATCTAGGTTTCGTGCAGCTCAATCTGGGCATGGGTCTGGCGAACGTTCTTTACGCACCAGCCCTGCTTCTCCTGCGCAACGTGTGCTTAATGAAACCATCTCACTCTGAGAGAAACATGTTACTGGAGGAGGGAGCCACAGGTCTGTACGACACCATCAGAATGGAGGAACGCCAAAGAAAGAAGCACGGCTACAGCTCATCCGGTAACTGTGTGCCTATCGACGAGAACGGGACATTTGCTGGACAATCAAAATCATTCTCTGAAGAAGAGACGTCTGAGCCAGAATACATATAA